In a single window of the Deltaproteobacteria bacterium genome:
- the ybaK gene encoding Cys-tRNA(Pro) deacylase: protein MAREKLPATHAIRTLRERGVPFVERSYRYHEGHVAANAARELDIDLHQVVKTLVMEDGQGRPLVVLMHGDREVSTKALARTIGTKSVSPCSPAAAEKHTGYKVGGISPFGMRKALPVYVEASILELPILFVNAGRRGLLVEISPTSLVELLHPVPVSVAR, encoded by the coding sequence ATGGCGAGGGAAAAACTGCCGGCCACCCATGCGATCCGCACCTTGAGGGAAAGGGGCGTCCCCTTTGTCGAACGGTCCTACAGGTATCACGAGGGGCACGTCGCCGCAAATGCGGCCAGAGAGCTGGATATCGATCTCCACCAGGTTGTCAAAACCCTCGTCATGGAAGACGGTCAAGGGCGGCCCCTCGTCGTGCTCATGCACGGGGACAGGGAAGTCTCCACCAAAGCCCTTGCAAGAACCATCGGGACCAAGTCGGTCAGCCCCTGTTCTCCAGCAGCCGCTGAGAAGCACACGGGTTACAAGGTGGGGGGCATCTCGCCCTTTGGCATGAGAAAGGCGCTCCCCGTATACGTGGAAGCCTCTATTCTCGAGCTTCCGATCCTGTTCGTCAACGCCGGCAGGAGAGGTCTCCTGGTTGAAATCTCTCCCACATCCCTGGTC